A part of Kitasatospora azatica KCTC 9699 genomic DNA contains:
- a CDS encoding RICIN domain-containing protein: MAIGIRLPRGFAVLGAALLAPPAAVPLTASSAAAASPICLSGKLQYDYQSAEAGTGKPTMTKPVRNANVQLWGREKSTDTPHQLTADYQYTGVNDGGFNLCYTPTSTTSMSSIWVRSRTESTKLWKVSDTTGTPYTLDSPTLTNVAASTSVGTLKPSADTARAWHAFDTVNLLWWYRNNPTSDCWSTHEPNSNACTELNVQWSANSADGPYYDLAGTVHLSAADPDSEHTVLHESGHFLMHRLYNGRWPAITNCSPHYINLASSGTCAWAEGFADSTAAYLLGDHRYVWPNGSSYSFTYTTGWNTGDQVQGNVDGSLLDLWNNLDDGWNSTINVMAAQTPSTFAEYFKTDRPTANPPLATTATALTYLAAHAINYGPTIVGDGRTHALSNSGGMALERADQCGTSGSSPAILNTYDPTRAKQQWTLRAYPNGTAKLIDGCPDALVLTAPTTAGGQATLRAVNSSNPYQDWQVTQNASGTLTITNPATGYSLDSAAVTLGAAVTANPAANANTQNWAALT, from the coding sequence GTGGCCATCGGAATTCGCCTGCCGCGCGGCTTCGCCGTCCTGGGCGCCGCCCTGCTCGCGCCGCCCGCCGCCGTTCCGCTGACGGCGTCCAGCGCCGCGGCGGCGTCCCCCATCTGCCTGAGCGGCAAGCTCCAGTACGACTACCAGTCGGCCGAAGCCGGCACGGGCAAGCCCACGATGACCAAGCCGGTCCGCAACGCGAACGTCCAGCTGTGGGGCAGGGAGAAGTCCACCGACACCCCGCACCAGCTCACCGCCGACTACCAGTACACCGGCGTCAACGACGGCGGCTTCAACCTCTGCTACACGCCCACCTCCACCACGTCGATGAGCAGCATCTGGGTGCGGTCCCGCACCGAGAGCACCAAGCTGTGGAAGGTCAGCGACACCACCGGCACCCCCTACACCCTGGACTCGCCGACCCTGACCAACGTCGCCGCCAGCACCTCCGTCGGCACCCTCAAACCGTCCGCCGACACCGCGCGGGCCTGGCACGCCTTCGATACCGTCAACCTCCTGTGGTGGTACCGCAACAACCCCACCAGCGACTGCTGGTCCACCCACGAGCCGAACAGCAACGCCTGCACCGAGCTCAACGTCCAGTGGAGCGCCAACTCGGCCGACGGTCCGTACTACGACCTGGCGGGCACCGTCCACCTGTCCGCCGCCGACCCCGACTCCGAGCACACCGTGCTCCACGAGTCCGGCCACTTCCTCATGCACCGCCTGTACAACGGACGGTGGCCGGCCATCACCAACTGCAGCCCGCACTACATCAACCTGGCCAGCTCCGGCACCTGCGCCTGGGCGGAAGGCTTCGCCGACTCCACCGCCGCCTACCTCCTCGGGGACCACCGCTACGTGTGGCCCAACGGCAGCAGCTACAGCTTCACCTACACCACCGGCTGGAACACCGGGGACCAGGTCCAAGGCAACGTGGACGGCTCACTGCTCGACCTGTGGAACAACCTCGACGACGGCTGGAACAGCACCATCAACGTGATGGCCGCGCAGACGCCCTCCACCTTCGCCGAGTACTTCAAGACCGACCGGCCCACGGCCAACCCCCCGCTCGCCACCACCGCAACCGCGCTCACCTACCTGGCCGCCCACGCCATCAACTACGGCCCCACCATCGTGGGCGACGGCCGGACCCACGCCCTCTCCAACAGCGGTGGGATGGCCCTGGAACGTGCCGACCAGTGCGGCACCTCCGGCAGCTCCCCCGCCATCCTCAACACCTACGACCCCACGCGCGCCAAGCAGCAGTGGACGCTGCGGGCGTATCCGAACGGCACCGCGAAGCTCATCGACGGCTGCCCGGACGCCCTGGTGCTGACCGCGCCCACCACCGCCGGCGGCCAGGCCACCCTACGGGCCGTCAACTCCTCCAACCCCTACCAGGACTGGCAGGTCACCCAGAACGCCAGCGGCACCCTGACGATCACCAACCCGGCGACCGGATACTCCCTCGACAGCGCCGCCGTCACCCTCGGCGCCGCCGTCACCGCCAACCCGGCCGCCAACGCCAACACCCAGAACTGGGCCGCCCTCACCTGA